In Vagococcus luciliae, one genomic interval encodes:
- the nox gene encoding H2O-forming NADH oxidase, with amino-acid sequence MKKTVIIGSNHAGIAAANVLLNHYHHEVVIIEKNAEFSYLGCGTALWVGQQIDSYEGLFYLNESDFKKKGAKIYTSTEVIRVDFRKKIVTCTNLNHETFTEEYNNLILATGSKPILLNVPGKELDNIFCLKTFNDGKKVNEFAEKETIQRVAVIGAGYIGVEIAEALKRRGKKVLLFDGENRSLSGYYDQEFSSKMDETLSNNGIELHFGERVTEYQGKQSVERLITDKGNYAVDMIINAVGFLPNNDLGKQELELFRNGAYVVDEHQQTSNPSVYAVGDCATIFSNALQKMDYIALATNAVRSGIVAGHSIGGGEVASLGVQGSNAISIFGFNMSSTGLSFESAIKRGLAVSYTDYEDLQKPAFMADNYNVKLRIVYETDLRRIVGAQICSEKDVSMLTHLFSLAIHKKLTIDELQLLDLFFLPHFNQPYNYITLAALNAK; translated from the coding sequence GGTGGTGATTATAGAAAAGAATGCAGAGTTTAGTTATTTAGGTTGCGGAACAGCACTTTGGGTTGGACAACAAATTGATTCATATGAAGGATTATTTTATTTAAATGAGTCGGATTTCAAGAAGAAAGGTGCTAAAATCTATACAAGCACAGAAGTTATACGTGTTGATTTTCGTAAAAAAATCGTTACTTGTACGAATTTAAATCATGAAACATTTACTGAAGAATATAATAACTTAATATTAGCGACAGGTTCTAAACCCATCTTATTAAATGTCCCTGGCAAAGAATTGGATAATATTTTTTGTTTAAAAACATTTAATGACGGAAAAAAGGTCAATGAATTTGCTGAAAAAGAAACTATTCAACGAGTGGCGGTAATTGGAGCAGGTTATATTGGAGTTGAAATAGCTGAAGCGTTAAAAAGAAGAGGGAAAAAAGTATTGCTTTTTGATGGAGAAAATCGTTCGCTATCGGGTTATTATGACCAGGAATTTTCAAGTAAGATGGATGAAACATTGTCCAATAATGGAATAGAGCTTCACTTTGGAGAAAGAGTGACGGAATATCAAGGTAAACAATCAGTAGAGCGACTTATAACAGATAAAGGAAACTATGCAGTTGATATGATTATCAATGCTGTTGGTTTTTTACCAAACAATGATTTAGGCAAACAGGAGTTAGAATTGTTTCGTAATGGTGCCTATGTTGTCGATGAACACCAACAAACAAGCAACCCTTCAGTTTATGCAGTGGGAGATTGCGCGACCATATTTTCTAACGCTTTACAAAAAATGGATTACATAGCATTAGCTACAAATGCTGTTAGAAGTGGAATAGTTGCTGGACATAGTATAGGCGGTGGAGAAGTGGCTTCATTAGGAGTGCAAGGCTCTAATGCTATTTCAATATTTGGATTTAATATGTCATCAACTGGTTTATCTTTTGAATCAGCTATTAAAAGAGGATTAGCAGTATCTTATACGGATTATGAAGATTTACAAAAACCAGCATTTATGGCTGATAATTACAATGTTAAACTTCGTATTGTGTATGAAACTGACTTAAGACGAATTGTAGGCGCACAAATATGTTCTGAAAAAGATGTATCCATGCTGACTCACCTATTTTCTCTTGCGATTCATAAAAAATTGACAATAGATGAATTACAATTATTGGATTTATTCTTTTTACCACATTTTAATCAGCCGTATAATTATATTACATTGGCAGCTTTAAATGCCAAATAA